From the Sphingobacteruim zhuxiongii genome, the window GCTCAAATGTGGCAAAAAGAAGAATCACTTAATCTTAATAATGTAGCCCTGAAACCACAAAAAAAAGATCGAGCGAGCTAAAATTAACTTTAGCTCGCTCGATCGAAAATATCTCGAGAAACAATTAAGCTTATTGACCGGCTTCTTGTTTCGCTTGTTCTTGCATTTTCTTACTTGCAACAATCACAATCTCTACACGACGGTTTTCCGCTCTACCAGTTTCAGTATCGTTAGATGAAATTGGCTCTGAATAATTCTTACCTTCTGTTCTGATACGGCCACTCGCGATACCCTGAGATACTGCATATGACTTCACAGACGCGGCACGACCATCAGAAACCTTTTGGTTTGCTTGTAATGTACCTACATTATCAGTATGACCTAAAACAAGAATTTCAGTATCTGGTTCTTTGTTTAATGTTTCTACTAATTTAGCAATGTTGGTTTTCGCAGTAGATTTTAACGCTGTACTGTTGAAATCAAATAAGATTCCTGAATCAAACTTTACTAAAATACCCTCACCCACTTGCTCAACCTCAGCTCCAGCAACCGTATTCTCGATTTCTTTCGCTTGTTTGTCCATTTTCTTACCAATCAATGTACCTGCCGCACCACCAATTACAGCACCAGCAATGGCACCAACTGCCGTATTACCAGCTTTGCCACCAATTAATGCACCAATAGCACCACCAGCAGCAGTACCAACTACAGCACCTTTTGTTGTGCTACTTGTATTTTGAATAGTTGAACAGCTAGCAAACAACATCGCTGAAGTCGCAACTGTCAATCCATAAACCGCTAATCTTTTATTCATTTTCATAACCACTAATTTTATTCTTAATATTTCTAATTTGTTTCAGTAACAGATATTTTGCAAAGCCAATGCCAAAGTCAATAACAACTAAACAAGCGATATTCAATCTGCTGACTGTCAGCTATTTATTTTTGTTGCTCAGGGATTTCCAGCTTTGGAAGACGCGTAGACTTTGGACGCCCTTGTGCATCCCAAGATTTAAATGAGTTGGTAATATAGGTCATAATATCATATTGCCCCCAATGCTGCGCTGTGCTGTAGGAAGGTCTATATAAATCCATGAAGGACTGCAGATCATCGCCCTCTAATTTTGTCAATTGAGTAACTAATGTTCTGTTGAAAATACGATCCACTTTAGTTGCTTCCACTTCTTGGTTCATATATTTTTCAAAACGCTTTGCATTCTTCGCTTCTTGCCCAAATAGATTATAAAGTGCAGTGGCAGGACTCGCTAGATAAGTTCCGAATTTATTATGGCCTCCGTTGTAAACTCCCTTCTTTTTATACTCGTCCAAATAACCGCGCATTTCAGCTTCTTTCGAACTACGAGTTACAATAACGGTCTCTATTGTTAGGCCAGATTGAAGATCAACTAAAATATCCTCTAAAGTTCTAACAACGGTCTTCGTTGGCCCGAACCCCACTTTATTAAAAGATAATGTATCACCTACAGATGCAAAAATGGTAAATACTCCATAAGCATTTGTCCGAGTTGACTGCCCGTTTTTTAAATTGTTAATATTAACATCGACAATCCTTGAACTCGTCCCCTTTTCTAGCACTAAACCGGAAATCGATCCAGCCTCTTGCGCACGTAAGGAGAACGCACAACCAAAGCTTAGCAATACACTTAAAAGGATAATATTTTTTATTTTTCTATACATATAATATGCTAAAGGTAGCAATAGTTTAGACTGGCAAATGTTAAATAGTTTAAAAAAGAATCCACTTAATAGGGATAAAACACGAAATTAGCCCCTTCTGGAACGACTACAAACAGACACATAAACTCATTTGCTGGCTTAAAGCTTTTTTCAAAATAAGCACGCTTGTCTTCCTCAATCAAGCCCTTCTCGATAAACTCTTCTAAGGAACTTGCATGAACTGTCCAAGCTGTATTTAATTCAGCGCGATCTAAAATAACTTCTCCCAAATCCACCTCATGCTGATGTGCAACAAAAATAGGATATAGGGTATAGCCTTCGGCCATTAATTCAACCGCAACTTCCTGAATAGCTTCTTTGTAAAAATCTAAATCAGCTTTTAAGCTAACTAAGGGACTCTTTGCCTTTGGGCTTTGATTGTCTCCTTCTTGCTTATTTAGCAAATCTTGTAAATCCATTATTTTCTTAGCTTTAATAAGACCACATTTTCTACGTGTTGCGTATGCGGAAACATATCCACAGGTTTGATACGAGAAACTTCATACTTGCTTTGCAACATTTCAAGGTCGCGTGCCTGCGTTGCAGCATTACAACTCACGTAGACAACTTTTTCACTTTCCATTTCCAATATACGCTCTACAACATCAGCGTGCATGCCTGCACGTGGAGGATCCGTGATTACAACGTCAGGTTTTCCATGTTCTTTAACAAAATCACTCGTCAAAACATCCTTCATATCACCGGCAAAAAACTTTGTATTAACAATACCGTTAATCTGCGAGTTAACCTTAGCATCTTCGATTGCTGTTGGCACATACTCGACTCCAACAACTTCTCTAGCAGTCTTCGCAACGAAATTTGCAATTGTTCCTGCACCAGTATATAAGTCATAAACCAACTCATCACCTTGTAAATCAGCAAATTCACGTGTAATCTTATACAACTCATAAGCTTGACGTGAATTCGTTTGATAAAAAGACTTAGGACCTACTTTAAATTTTAAGCCTTCCATCTCTTCATATATAAAATCACGACCCGAGAAAACCTCAATATCCTGGTCAAAAATAGTGTCGTTTCGTTTTTGATTGATTATATATTGTAAAGAAGTAATACTCGGGAATTTATCTTGAATAAATTTCATTAATAAATCAACCTGTTCTTCTTCAGGATAAGCAAAAACAACAATTACCATCAATTCTCCAGTAGAAGAAGTTCGGATAATTAGATTTCTTAGGGCGCCTTCATGTTGTTTTAGGTCATAGAATGAGATCTCATTCGCCTTCGCAAATTCAAAAATCGAATTACGTAAATCATTTGAAGGATCTTGTTGAAGATAGCAATGATCAACTGTCAAAATCTTGTCGAAGCGTCCTGGCACATGGAACCCTAGGGCATCCATGGAATCACCGGGTTGCACATCGTCAAGATCTGTTAACCAACGCTTATTAGAAAAAGTATACTCTAATTTATTACGATAGTAACTAGTTTGTTCTGAAGCTAAAATTGGCTCCATATCGGAGACATCAACTTTACCTATACGGGAAAGTGCATTACCAACATATTGTTCCTTAAACTTCAGCTGTGCATCATAGGTCATATGTTGCCATTTACAACCTCCACATACTCCAAAATGAGAACAAAAGGGATCTACGCGATATTCCGACGCTTGCTTAATTGCAGTAACACGCCCTTCTACAAAACTCTTCTTCTTGCGCATTAACTCCACGTCAACCACATCCCCTGGCACAGCGCGCTCAATAAAATAAACTAAATTATCTTGCTTAGCTACACCTTTTCCCTCTTCTGCAATATCAATAATTGACAGATCGGATATAAACTTTTTATCTTGAGCGATTCTTCTTCCCATATTGGCTGCAAAAATACGGATTAGATATGAGATTTTTTACTGCCTATAAAAGACAAGACAGGGGTCAATATGTTTTGGAACTTGGGGTGAAATAGAAGCCGACTTTTGAAAGCTTAAACTGTCCGCTTGCTACATACTTATCATAGGAAAAAAGTATGTTTTAAATCTTTCGACAAAACCGCAACTACGTCGGTTAGAACGCAATAATTTAAAGCAATGTAGCCTCCACCAAATATGGGAGCATATCTTTTTGAAATGAAATAAAATTTTTACGAACATCCCCCACAGAAACAGCTGTAAATGCGAAGGAGAAGACGATATTTTTACTACACTTAATTAAGAACGTGAGACGTTCTTCAGGAATCGTTGCACTGATTGTTTCATTCTGCATAAATGAACGAAGCAAAAGGAACTCCAAATCGTCAGAAAGAATCTTTAAGTACTCTTGAGCGTTCGCCGACTCACGAAGAAACTCCCAACCAACAAATTCATTACAGACTGTATAAGTAACACGACTTACTTTCAAAATTGTATTTGCTAAAAAAGTCGCCAAATCCTTCTCGTTGACATGTTTATTCAAGATATCGGATACATTCTCTTCAATGTAGTCCATTAGGACCGCATGCAGAATTAACTCTTTACTAGCAAAATATTTATAAAAGGTAGCTTTAGCTATACAAGCATTTTTCGCAAGTTCATTTACACTAGTTTTATTATAGCCATACTTTCTAAAAAGTTCGCGTGCTGACTTCTTTATTGCTATGACTATTTTATCTTCCATTAACTAGTTTAAAGATTATAATTCTATGTTGCTCATGAGTGGAGCAACATAGAATATGTATTTCGTTCCTTAAATGATTTCCGTCTCAAACTGAGACAAGAAACGAACATCATTTTCAGAGAATAACCTTAAATCCCGAATTTCGTATTTAAGGTTTGTAATGCGTTCGATACCCATACCGAAAGCAAAACCAGAATATTTTTTACTATCGACCCCACAGTTTTCTAACACATTAGGATCAACCATTCCACAGCCTAGGATTTCTACCCAGCCAGAATATTTACACATCTGACAACCGGCACCTTTACAAATTGTACAAGAGATATCCATCTCTGCAGAAGGTTCCGTAAATGGAAAGTATGAAGGACGGAAACGTACTTTTGTATCATCACCATAAAGTTCCTTGACGAAATGGTAAAGTGTCTGCTTTAAATCTGCAAACGAGACTTCCTCATCCACATACAATCCCTCCACTTGATGGAAGAAACAATGTGCACGAGCAGAAATCGCTTCATTGCGGTAGACACGACCAGGCATAATCGCACGAAACGGCGGCTGACCTTGCTCCATTAGTCGAACTTGTACGGATGATGTATGCGTACGCAACACAACATCGTTACCATCCTGTTTCTTAATAAAGAATGTATCCTGCATATCGCGCGCTGGATGTTCAGGCGCAAAGTTTAATGCAGAGAAATTATGCCAATCATCTTCAATGTCATTTCCTTCAGCAACAACGAAGCCTAATTTCTTGAAAATCTCTACAATTTCCTTACGAACCAATGACAACGGATGTCTCGACCCTAAAGTGAAACCTTGACCAGGAAGCGTTAAATCGCCTTCTTTCTTATTTTGACTACTATCAGCTTGACTCGCAAATTGCTCTGAAGCTTCTTGAAACTTGTTTTCTGCTAATTGCTTGAACTCGTTCAATACTTTTCCCAATACACGTTTCTCTTCCGAGGAAACTGTTTTGAATTCTTCGAACAAACTCTTGACGATGCCCTTCGACACCAAAAACTTAAGACGGAATGCCTCCACGTCTTGTACTGAACTTGG encodes:
- a CDS encoding TetR/AcrR family transcriptional regulator, with product MEDKIVIAIKKSARELFRKYGYNKTSVNELAKNACIAKATFYKYFASKELILHAVLMDYIEENVSDILNKHVNEKDLATFLANTILKVSRVTYTVCNEFVGWEFLRESANAQEYLKILSDDLEFLLLRSFMQNETISATIPEERLTFLIKCSKNIVFSFAFTAVSVGDVRKNFISFQKDMLPYLVEATLL
- the pheS gene encoding phenylalanine--tRNA ligase subunit alpha, which encodes MLQDKITQYTQEIEAFAPSSVQDVEAFRLKFLVSKGIVKSLFEEFKTVSSEEKRVLGKVLNEFKQLAENKFQEASEQFASQADSSQNKKEGDLTLPGQGFTLGSRHPLSLVRKEIVEIFKKLGFVVAEGNDIEDDWHNFSALNFAPEHPARDMQDTFFIKKQDGNDVVLRTHTSSVQVRLMEQGQPPFRAIMPGRVYRNEAISARAHCFFHQVEGLYVDEEVSFADLKQTLYHFVKELYGDDTKVRFRPSYFPFTEPSAEMDISCTICKGAGCQMCKYSGWVEILGCGMVDPNVLENCGVDSKKYSGFAFGMGIERITNLKYEIRDLRLFSENDVRFLSQFETEII
- the rlmD gene encoding 23S rRNA (uracil(1939)-C(5))-methyltransferase RlmD, whose amino-acid sequence is MGRRIAQDKKFISDLSIIDIAEEGKGVAKQDNLVYFIERAVPGDVVDVELMRKKKSFVEGRVTAIKQASEYRVDPFCSHFGVCGGCKWQHMTYDAQLKFKEQYVGNALSRIGKVDVSDMEPILASEQTSYYRNKLEYTFSNKRWLTDLDDVQPGDSMDALGFHVPGRFDKILTVDHCYLQQDPSNDLRNSIFEFAKANEISFYDLKQHEGALRNLIIRTSSTGELMVIVVFAYPEEEQVDLLMKFIQDKFPSITSLQYIINQKRNDTIFDQDIEVFSGRDFIYEEMEGLKFKVGPKSFYQTNSRQAYELYKITREFADLQGDELVYDLYTGAGTIANFVAKTAREVVGVEYVPTAIEDAKVNSQINGIVNTKFFAGDMKDVLTSDFVKEHGKPDVVITDPPRAGMHADVVERILEMESEKVVYVSCNAATQARDLEMLQSKYEVSRIKPVDMFPHTQHVENVVLLKLRK
- a CDS encoding OmpA family protein, whose protein sequence is MNKRLAVYGLTVATSAMLFASCSTIQNTSSTTKGAVVGTAAGGAIGALIGGKAGNTAVGAIAGAVIGGAAGTLIGKKMDKQAKEIENTVAGAEVEQVGEGILVKFDSGILFDFNSTALKSTAKTNIAKLVETLNKEPDTEILVLGHTDNVGTLQANQKVSDGRAASVKSYAVSQGIASGRIRTEGKNYSEPISSNDTETGRAENRRVEIVIVASKKMQEQAKQEAGQ